One genomic window of Polaromonas sp. SP1 includes the following:
- the hisF gene encoding imidazole glycerol phosphate synthase subunit HisF — MSNTRLIARLDIKGANLIKGVHLEGLRVIGDPGEYAKKYYEQGADELLYIDIVASLYGRNKLTNIIRAAAKDVFIPITVGGGIRSVEDVSDLLGAGADKVAINTAAVLRPELIHEVSRRFGSQCMVLSIEAKQQSPGHWEVYTDTGRERSGIDVVEWARKGEALGAGEILVTSIDREGTRQGFDLALTRAITDAVGIPVIASGGMGKADDLVAVVRESGANAVAMADILHYERATLGELRQAAKAGGVKVRAYER, encoded by the coding sequence ATGAGCAATACCCGTCTCATCGCCCGGCTCGATATCAAGGGCGCAAATTTGATCAAGGGGGTACACCTTGAAGGCTTGCGTGTTATCGGCGATCCCGGTGAATACGCGAAAAAATATTACGAGCAGGGCGCCGACGAGCTGTTGTATATCGACATCGTCGCCAGCCTGTACGGGCGTAACAAGCTGACGAACATCATCCGCGCGGCCGCCAAGGATGTCTTTATCCCCATCACGGTGGGCGGCGGCATCCGCAGCGTCGAGGATGTCAGCGACCTGCTCGGCGCCGGCGCCGACAAGGTGGCGATCAATACCGCCGCGGTGCTACGCCCCGAGCTTATCCATGAGGTTTCCCGGCGTTTCGGGTCGCAGTGCATGGTGCTGTCGATCGAGGCCAAACAGCAGTCCCCCGGCCACTGGGAGGTGTATACGGACACCGGACGCGAAAGAAGCGGCATCGATGTGGTCGAATGGGCACGCAAGGGCGAAGCCTTGGGCGCCGGGGAAATTCTGGTGACTTCGATTGATCGCGAAGGCACCCGCCAGGGATTCGATCTTGCGCTAACGCGGGCCATCACCGACGCCGTCGGCATTCCGGTGATCGCAAGCGGCGGCATGGGTAAGGCTGACGATCTGGTCGCGGTGGTCAGGGAGAGCGGGGCGAACGCGGTGGCAATGGCGGACATCCTCCATTACGAGCGCGCGACCCTTGGGGAGTTGCGGCAAGCCGCGAAAGCGGGCGGAGTCAAGGTGCGGGCATATGAACGCTGA
- a CDS encoding N-acetyl sugar amidotransferase produces MKRDLIKQYNLPPEIRFCKKCTVSNQRPRITFDEHGVCSACNYAEYKRTQIDWAQREKELIDLCDRYRKSNGEYDVVVPCSGGKDGSFVAHQLKFKYGMNPLAVTWAPLKATAIGRQNLDAFIASGFNHILGTPNPQVTKKLTHLSFKHLGDPFQPFIYGQTNFPLHMAVKHNIQLIMYGENGEIEYGGDMKNAFRPTRDIQDHDKHYFSGLPPEFWAEHGVSLADLYPFMAPSYEDTTKNKTEIHFLGYYKFWDPQENYYYCREHTGFTPNTERSEGTYSKYASLDDQIDGFHYYLSYIKFGIGRTTSDAAHEIRDGKITREEGVALVKRYDHEFPRKYYKEFLEFCSITDAEVHEVIDSWRSDHIWHQQDGEWKLRHAVWHESDE; encoded by the coding sequence ATGAAGAGAGATTTAATCAAACAATACAATTTGCCGCCCGAAATTAGGTTCTGCAAGAAATGCACGGTTTCCAATCAGCGTCCGCGTATCACCTTCGATGAACATGGCGTCTGTTCCGCCTGCAATTACGCCGAGTACAAGCGCACGCAGATCGATTGGGCGCAGCGCGAGAAGGAGCTGATTGATCTGTGTGATCGGTATCGCAAGAGCAATGGCGAATACGACGTCGTGGTGCCATGCAGCGGCGGCAAGGACGGCAGCTTTGTGGCGCACCAGCTGAAGTTCAAATATGGCATGAATCCGCTGGCGGTAACGTGGGCGCCGTTAAAGGCAACCGCCATCGGGCGTCAGAATCTGGATGCATTCATTGCCTCCGGTTTTAACCATATCCTGGGCACGCCGAACCCCCAGGTCACCAAGAAACTCACGCACCTGTCGTTCAAGCATCTGGGCGACCCGTTTCAGCCTTTTATCTACGGGCAAACTAATTTCCCACTGCACATGGCGGTCAAACACAATATCCAGCTCATCATGTATGGCGAGAATGGTGAGATCGAGTACGGGGGCGACATGAAAAACGCCTTCCGGCCGACGCGCGACATCCAGGATCACGACAAGCATTACTTCTCTGGCTTGCCGCCGGAATTCTGGGCGGAGCATGGCGTCTCTTTAGCGGATTTGTATCCCTTCATGGCGCCTAGTTATGAGGACACTACGAAGAACAAGACGGAAATTCATTTTCTGGGCTATTACAAATTCTGGGATCCGCAGGAGAACTACTACTACTGCCGTGAACATACCGGTTTTACACCCAATACCGAACGTTCGGAAGGTACGTACTCGAAGTACGCAAGCCTGGACGACCAGATTGATGGGTTTCATTACTATCTTTCATACATCAAGTTTGGCATCGGCCGCACTACCTCCGATGCGGCCCATGAGATCCGTGACGGGAAGATCACGCGAGAAGAGGGCGTCGCGTTGGTCAAGCGCTATGACCATGAATTTCCGAGGAAGTATTACAAGGAATTCCTGGAGTTTTGTTCGATTACCGATGCTGAAGTGCACGAGGTTATCGACAGCTGGCGCTCGGACCACATCTGGCATCAACAGGATGGTGAGTGGAAGCTGCGCCATGCCGTCTGGCATGAAAGTGATGAATAG
- a CDS encoding nucleotidyltransferase family protein has product MSASIELWRQGILPLSANIQQAILNLDEVAIKIVLVVNESGRLEGTISDGDIRRGLLRGLDMSSPLAEIVHRNALVVPPGLGRDTVLRLMTANKIQQIPIVDEDQRVVGLHLWDEVTTPAARSNLMVIMAGGKGTRLMPHTENCPKPLVPVAGKPMLEHIIERAKSEGFNHFVLAIHYLGHMIEDYFGNGEKLGVTIDYLREPAPLGTAGALGLLNPRPDAPFVVTNGDVITDIRYGELLDFHSRYTAAATMAVRLHEWQHPFGVVQTDGIDIVGFEEKPIARSHINAGVYALAPEALESLVPGVPCDMPALFERLQSKAMRTVAYPMHEPWLDVGRPDDLKFATDSISTSLVKELKP; this is encoded by the coding sequence ATGAGCGCCTCAATTGAACTTTGGCGCCAAGGCATCCTGCCCCTCAGTGCGAATATCCAGCAGGCGATCCTGAATCTCGACGAGGTCGCGATAAAGATCGTGCTGGTCGTCAACGAGAGCGGACGGCTGGAAGGCACGATCTCAGATGGCGATATTCGCCGCGGCCTGCTCAGGGGGCTGGATATGAGTAGCCCCCTGGCGGAAATTGTCCATCGCAACGCCCTGGTCGTGCCTCCGGGATTGGGGCGGGATACCGTTTTGCGGCTGATGACGGCCAACAAGATCCAGCAGATTCCCATCGTCGACGAGGATCAGCGTGTGGTCGGGCTGCATCTTTGGGATGAGGTCACAACGCCGGCTGCGCGTTCCAACCTGATGGTGATCATGGCGGGGGGTAAGGGAACGCGCCTGATGCCACATACGGAAAACTGTCCCAAGCCCTTGGTGCCGGTGGCCGGCAAGCCCATGCTGGAGCACATCATCGAGCGCGCTAAGTCGGAGGGCTTCAACCATTTCGTGCTTGCCATCCATTACCTGGGCCACATGATCGAAGACTATTTCGGCAATGGCGAAAAGCTCGGTGTGACCATCGATTACTTGCGCGAGCCTGCGCCATTGGGTACGGCCGGCGCGCTCGGCCTGCTCAACCCGCGGCCCGATGCGCCCTTCGTGGTGACCAACGGTGACGTGATCACCGACATCCGCTATGGTGAGTTGCTCGATTTTCACAGCCGCTATACGGCAGCTGCAACCATGGCAGTGAGGCTGCATGAATGGCAGCATCCGTTCGGCGTGGTCCAGACGGACGGCATCGACATCGTCGGCTTCGAGGAAAAACCGATTGCGCGCAGCCACATTAATGCGGGCGTGTATGCCCTTGCGCCTGAAGCCCTCGAGAGTCTTGTGCCTGGAGTGCCGTGCGATATGCCTGCTTTATTCGAGCGCCTGCAGAGCAAGGCCATGCGCACGGTGGCTTACCCTATGCACGAACCGTGGTTAGATGTCGGCAGGCCCGACGATTTGAAGTTTGCAACAGATTCCATTAGTACTAGTTTGGTGAAAGAGTTGAAGCCATGA
- the neuC gene encoding UDP-N-acetylglucosamine 2-epimerase — MKKICVVTGTRAEYGLLRWLMDGIRQSPKLALQVIATGAHLSPEFGLTYRDIEADGFAVDRKVEMLLSSDTSSGVAKSMGLAMIGFADAFTELRPDLVLVLGDRYEIFSAAAAATIARIPVAHLHGGETTEGAFDEALRHSITKMAQLHFVAAEAYRRRVIQLGEDPARVFLVGGLGIDNMLKLDLLDRAALEAALDFKLGPKNLLVTFHPATLEQGAAAGQMDELLAALDTLQDTHLIFTMPNADTEGRALSRQVEAYVAARPNAKVYASLGQLRYLSAIAHVDAVVGNSSSGLAEVPSFRKATVNIGDRQKGRLKAQSVIDCTPDRESIKAALAQAYSADFQAGLSQVASPYGDGGASQKILHILEDYDFPTSLKKTFHDLPVMDAAGLT; from the coding sequence GTGAAAAAGATTTGCGTCGTCACCGGCACCCGGGCTGAATATGGCCTGCTGCGCTGGCTCATGGACGGCATCCGGCAATCGCCGAAGCTTGCGTTGCAGGTGATCGCCACCGGCGCGCACCTGTCGCCGGAGTTCGGCTTGACGTATCGCGATATCGAAGCGGATGGTTTTGCCGTCGATCGCAAGGTCGAAATGCTGCTGAGTTCGGATACCTCGTCCGGCGTGGCCAAATCCATGGGCTTGGCGATGATCGGTTTTGCGGATGCCTTTACGGAACTTCGCCCCGATCTGGTGTTGGTGCTGGGCGACCGGTACGAGATATTTTCTGCCGCGGCCGCCGCGACGATTGCACGCATTCCCGTCGCGCACCTGCATGGCGGAGAAACCACGGAAGGCGCTTTCGACGAGGCCCTGCGGCACTCCATCACCAAGATGGCCCAGTTGCATTTCGTTGCGGCGGAGGCATATCGTCGCCGCGTCATTCAATTGGGCGAGGATCCCGCCCGCGTCTTCCTGGTGGGCGGCCTGGGCATCGACAATATGCTCAAGCTGGATCTCCTTGATCGGGCGGCACTGGAAGCGGCGCTGGACTTCAAGCTGGGACCGAAAAACCTGCTCGTCACCTTCCACCCGGCGACGCTTGAGCAGGGCGCGGCGGCCGGGCAGATGGACGAACTGCTGGCCGCGCTCGATACCTTGCAAGATACCCACCTCATTTTCACCATGCCCAACGCCGATACGGAAGGGCGGGCCTTGAGCCGGCAGGTGGAGGCTTACGTCGCCGCCAGACCGAATGCGAAGGTCTATGCCTCGCTCGGGCAGCTGCGTTACCTGTCGGCCATCGCCCATGTCGATGCCGTGGTCGGCAATTCTTCGAGTGGGCTCGCGGAGGTTCCGAGTTTCAGGAAGGCGACCGTCAATATCGGAGACCGTCAGAAGGGCCGCCTCAAGGCGCAGAGCGTGATCGATTGCACGCCGGACCGGGAGAGCATCAAGGCCGCGCTGGCGCAAGCTTATTCAGCGGATTTCCAGGCAGGTCTGAGCCAGGTAGCGAGTCCCTATGGAGATGGCGGCGCCAGCCAAAAAATCCTGCACATTCTGGAAGACTACGATTTCCCGACCTCCCTCAAGAAAACATTTCATGACTTACCCGTCATGGATGCGGCAGGACTGACATGA
- the neuB gene encoding N-acetylneuraminate synthase, translating to MIIAEAGVNHNGNIAMAKRLIEVAAEAGADMVKFQTFSADRLATGTAGKAEYQVQSTSASESQHAMLSRLELTAEMHEVLIEHCRQHGIAFFSTGFDVQSLDFLVGLGLDRIKIPSGEITNLPYLRHAGGLGKPLILSSGMASLGEIESALAVFEAAGVARDQVVVLHCNTEYPTPMSDVNLRAMQNIGKAFDVAVGYSDHTQGIEVAIAAVALGACVIEKHFTLDRSLPGPDHGASLEPDELKAMVRAIRNIEAALGDGVKRASPSETKNKPIARKSLVANAPIRAGEKFTPENITAKRPGTGISPMRWDEVIGRVASRDFAADELIAL from the coding sequence TTGATTATTGCCGAAGCCGGGGTAAACCATAACGGCAATATCGCCATGGCCAAGCGTCTCATCGAGGTTGCGGCCGAGGCGGGCGCCGATATGGTCAAGTTCCAGACTTTCTCCGCCGATCGCCTCGCCACCGGTACCGCCGGCAAAGCCGAATACCAGGTCCAATCCACCAGCGCGTCAGAGTCGCAGCACGCCATGTTGAGCCGCCTCGAGCTGACCGCCGAGATGCACGAAGTGCTGATCGAACATTGCCGCCAGCACGGCATTGCCTTCTTCAGCACCGGCTTCGATGTCCAGAGCCTGGATTTCCTCGTTGGGCTGGGGCTGGACCGGATCAAGATTCCATCTGGTGAAATCACCAATCTGCCGTATCTGCGCCATGCGGGTGGGCTGGGCAAGCCTTTAATCCTGTCTTCGGGCATGGCCTCGTTGGGCGAGATCGAAAGCGCGCTGGCCGTGTTCGAAGCCGCCGGCGTCGCTCGCGATCAAGTAGTCGTGCTCCACTGCAATACCGAATATCCCACGCCCATGTCTGACGTGAACCTGCGTGCGATGCAGAACATCGGCAAGGCGTTCGATGTCGCCGTCGGCTACTCGGATCATACGCAGGGCATCGAGGTCGCGATTGCCGCGGTTGCCCTGGGCGCTTGTGTAATCGAAAAGCATTTCACGCTGGATCGCAGCCTCCCCGGCCCCGATCACGGCGCGAGCCTGGAGCCGGATGAACTCAAGGCTATGGTGAGGGCGATCCGCAATATCGAAGCCGCCTTGGGCGACGGCGTCAAGCGTGCCAGCCCCAGTGAAACCAAGAACAAGCCGATTGCCAGAAAGTCCCTGGTCGCCAATGCGCCGATCCGTGCGGGCGAGAAGTTCACACCCGAAAACATCACGGCCAAGCGCCCCGGCACGGGCATATCGCCGATGCGCTGGGATGAGGTCATCGGTCGCGTGGCATCACGCGACTTTGCCGCCGACGAGTTGATCGCTCTGTGA
- a CDS encoding acetyltransferase: protein MKPLLLIGGGGHCRSCIDVIEAQGLYTVAGVVDLKETDAADRLGYPWLGRDGDLPDLLKKYPSALVTVGQVKSPDIRIALFEKLQALGADLPTIVSPLAHVSRHAVVQPGTIVMHGAIINAGARVGANCIINSQALVEHDSVVAAHCHISTGAKLNGDVHIDTGSFIGSGAVVYHGVQIASRCVVGAGAIVAKNLTEGTIFRGTR, encoded by the coding sequence GTGAAGCCCCTGCTGCTCATCGGCGGCGGCGGCCATTGCCGCTCCTGCATCGATGTGATCGAGGCCCAAGGCCTTTATACGGTTGCCGGCGTTGTCGACCTCAAGGAAACGGATGCGGCGGACCGCCTCGGCTATCCCTGGTTGGGACGCGATGGTGACCTGCCGGATTTGCTCAAGAAATACCCGTCGGCACTGGTCACGGTGGGGCAGGTCAAAAGCCCCGATATCCGAATCGCCTTGTTTGAAAAGTTGCAGGCCTTGGGTGCTGATTTGCCCACGATCGTCTCCCCGCTCGCACATGTTTCGCGCCATGCGGTGGTGCAGCCGGGAACTATCGTCATGCATGGTGCGATAATCAATGCCGGCGCCAGAGTTGGCGCAAACTGCATCATCAATTCCCAGGCCCTGGTTGAGCACGATTCGGTCGTCGCTGCGCATTGCCACATCTCGACCGGCGCCAAGCTGAACGGGGATGTGCATATTGATACGGGCTCGTTTATTGGCAGCGGTGCGGTCGTCTACCACGGCGTGCAGATCGCCAGCCGTTGCGTCGTTGGCGCAGGTGCCATAGTGGCGAAAAACTTGACCGAAGGTACTATCTTTCGGGGTACGCGATGA
- a CDS encoding LegC family aminotransferase: protein MQTPQNIPAQVVQALTQVCGPGPVALHEPRFGGQEWAYVKDCLDSTFVSSVGAYVDRFEADLARFTGAKHAVAVVNGTAALHVALLLAGVVPGDEVLIPALTFIATANAVRYCGATPHFVDSNLETLGLDPVALREWLKHCSEQRGGVCVNKQTGRPIRALLPMHTLGHPCDLAGLLAVAGEFGLALVEDAAESLGSLYQSRHTGTSGLLGTLSFNGNKTITTGGGGAILTNDTALARRAKHVTTTAKRPHSWAFEHDEVGYNYRMPNINAALGCAQLEQLPGFLQSKRRLYARYAAAFAATPEISLVAEPAGCESNYWLQAILLSEAVAGQRDEVLKATNDAGLMTRPVWTLLHRLTPYLDAPRAPLPVAESLERRLINIPSSAGLA, encoded by the coding sequence GTGCAGACACCACAGAATATCCCCGCGCAGGTAGTGCAGGCGCTTACACAGGTATGCGGCCCGGGCCCGGTCGCCTTGCATGAGCCGCGTTTCGGCGGGCAGGAATGGGCTTATGTCAAGGACTGCCTGGACTCTACCTTTGTCTCGTCCGTCGGCGCTTATGTCGACCGCTTCGAGGCGGACCTGGCCCGGTTCACCGGCGCCAAACATGCTGTCGCCGTTGTCAACGGCACCGCCGCGCTGCATGTGGCGCTGCTACTGGCCGGGGTCGTGCCCGGCGACGAGGTGCTGATCCCCGCCCTGACTTTCATCGCGACGGCCAATGCCGTGCGCTATTGCGGCGCTACGCCGCATTTCGTGGACAGCAACCTGGAGACACTCGGCCTCGACCCGGTGGCGCTGCGCGAGTGGCTCAAGCATTGCAGCGAACAGCGCGGCGGCGTTTGTGTGAACAAGCAGACCGGTCGCCCGATCCGTGCCCTTCTGCCCATGCATACCTTGGGGCACCCGTGCGACCTGGCCGGCCTGTTGGCGGTGGCCGGTGAGTTCGGCCTTGCGCTGGTCGAGGATGCTGCCGAGTCGCTGGGCAGTCTCTACCAAAGCCGCCATACCGGAACCAGCGGCCTGCTCGGAACCCTGAGCTTCAATGGCAACAAGACGATCACCACCGGCGGCGGCGGCGCCATCCTGACCAACGACACGGCCCTGGCGCGCCGCGCGAAGCATGTGACCACTACCGCAAAGCGCCCCCACAGCTGGGCGTTTGAGCATGACGAGGTTGGCTACAATTACCGCATGCCGAACATCAATGCCGCCCTCGGCTGCGCCCAGCTGGAGCAGTTGCCGGGGTTTCTGCAGTCGAAGCGTCGCCTTTATGCCAGGTACGCGGCCGCCTTCGCGGCGACGCCGGAGATCAGCCTGGTTGCCGAGCCGGCCGGCTGCGAAAGCAACTACTGGCTGCAGGCCATCCTGCTGAGCGAGGCGGTCGCCGGGCAGCGCGATGAAGTGCTGAAAGCGACCAACGATGCCGGGTTGATGACGCGCCCGGTCTGGACCTTGCTACATCGCCTGACTCCCTATCTCGACGCCCCTCGTGCTCCTTTACCTGTCGCTGAGTCACTCGAGCGTCGCCTTATCAACATTCCCAGCAGTGCGGGTTTGGCGTGA